One Arthrobacter sp. StoSoilB19 DNA window includes the following coding sequences:
- a CDS encoding MarR family transcriptional regulator has product MTEAPRLDRQVCFALYSASRAATAVYRPVLDQLGLTYPQYLVMLVLWESEPRGVKELGGELGLDSGTLSPLLKRLEALGLVERRRSGEDERRVAIHLTDAGRNLSGAASAIPQRLADAAGLSLDELEQLRTTLGKLTAALHESL; this is encoded by the coding sequence ATGACCGAAGCACCCCGCCTGGACCGGCAAGTCTGTTTTGCCCTGTACTCAGCTTCCCGTGCCGCCACCGCCGTCTACCGGCCCGTGCTGGACCAACTGGGGCTCACCTACCCGCAGTACCTGGTGATGCTGGTCCTGTGGGAAAGCGAACCCCGGGGCGTGAAGGAACTCGGCGGGGAACTTGGCCTCGACTCCGGCACCCTGTCGCCGCTCCTTAAGCGCCTGGAAGCCCTGGGGCTGGTGGAACGGCGGCGGTCCGGCGAGGACGAACGCCGCGTCGCCATCCACCTGACGGATGCCGGGCGGAACCTCAGCGGCGCGGCCAGCGCCATTCCGCAGCGGCTGGCCGATGCCGCAGGACTTTCGCTGGACGAACTCGAACAGCTGCGGACCACCCTGGGCAAGCTCACGGCTGCCCTGCATGAATCGCTGTGA
- a CDS encoding organic hydroperoxide resistance protein — MKTLYTAEALASGEGRDGAARSNDGRLAVDLASPVELGGSGHGTNPEQLFAAGYAACFHSALRLVGRKAGADLTDSAVAAKIHLGQLESGAGFGLAAELEIALPALDLATAEDLVAKAHQVCPYSNATRGNINVDLKILEYAA; from the coding sequence GTGAAGACTCTCTACACCGCCGAGGCGCTGGCCTCGGGCGAAGGGCGCGACGGCGCTGCACGCAGCAACGACGGCAGGCTCGCAGTGGATCTCGCCAGCCCGGTCGAACTCGGCGGCAGCGGCCACGGCACCAACCCCGAACAGCTTTTCGCCGCCGGGTATGCCGCCTGCTTCCATTCCGCACTGCGCCTGGTCGGCCGCAAGGCAGGCGCTGACCTGACGGACTCGGCAGTGGCAGCGAAAATCCACCTGGGGCAGCTGGAGAGCGGAGCCGGCTTCGGGCTGGCCGCCGAACTGGAAATCGCCCTGCCCGCCCTGGACCTCGCCACGGCGGAAGACCTTGTGGCCAAGGCGCACCAGGTCTGCCCCTATTCCAACGCCACCCGCGGCAACATCAACGTCGACCTCAAGATCCTGGAGTACGCAGCATGA
- a CDS encoding NADP-dependent oxidoreductase: MSTALATTTREIRLASRPEGRPSNENFELAESPLPALEDGQILVRNLFMSVDPYMRGRMNDVKSYSAPFAVGKALDGGAVGEVMASRSSAHQEGDVVVHPLGWREYAVVDGASATPARTDLAPASAFLGALGMTGLTAYTGLLKVAEFKPGDAVFVSGAAGAVGSLVGQIAKAMGASRVIGSAGSPAKVARLLELGFDAAFDYHDGPVVGQLEKAAGPAGIDVYFDNVGGEHLEAALSVLNVGGRVAMCGAIAQYNSTEPTPAPHNLMQAIGKQLTLRGFLVGGQRQHAAEFAEKMAGWLADGTVRYDETIVDGLENAPQAFMDLLDGANTGKMLVRL; encoded by the coding sequence ATGAGCACAGCCCTTGCAACCACCACCCGCGAAATCCGGTTGGCTTCGCGCCCCGAGGGACGCCCGTCCAATGAGAACTTCGAACTTGCCGAGTCTCCGCTGCCCGCACTCGAAGACGGCCAGATCCTGGTGCGGAACCTCTTCATGTCCGTAGACCCGTACATGCGGGGCAGGATGAATGACGTCAAGTCCTACTCCGCGCCCTTCGCCGTGGGCAAGGCGCTCGACGGCGGGGCGGTGGGCGAGGTGATGGCGTCCCGGTCGTCCGCACACCAGGAGGGCGACGTCGTCGTGCATCCGCTTGGCTGGCGCGAGTATGCGGTGGTCGACGGCGCTTCTGCCACCCCCGCCCGCACTGACCTGGCCCCGGCGTCCGCTTTCCTGGGTGCCCTGGGCATGACCGGGCTGACGGCCTACACCGGTCTGTTGAAGGTTGCCGAATTCAAGCCGGGCGACGCCGTGTTCGTTTCGGGCGCGGCGGGTGCCGTGGGCTCGCTGGTGGGACAGATCGCCAAAGCCATGGGCGCCTCCCGGGTCATCGGCTCGGCTGGCTCGCCCGCCAAGGTGGCCCGGCTCCTGGAGCTCGGTTTCGACGCCGCGTTCGACTACCATGACGGTCCCGTTGTCGGGCAACTGGAAAAGGCGGCCGGCCCGGCCGGCATTGACGTCTACTTCGACAACGTGGGCGGCGAGCACCTCGAGGCAGCCCTGTCGGTCCTCAACGTGGGCGGCCGGGTGGCAATGTGCGGCGCCATCGCGCAGTACAACTCAACCGAACCCACTCCTGCACCCCACAACCTGATGCAGGCTATCGGGAAGCAGCTCACCCTCCGGGGCTTCCTGGTGGGCGGGCAGCGCCAGCACGCGGCGGAGTTTGCGGAGAAAATGGCCGGCTGGCTGGCGGACGGGACCGTGCGCTACGACGAGACCATCGTTGACGGACTGGAGAACGCGCCGCAGGCCTTCATGGACCTCCTGGACGGCGCAAACACCGGGAAAATGCTCGTCCGGCTGTAG
- a CDS encoding BMP family ABC transporter substrate-binding protein has protein sequence MAGVATLGASALVLTACGAAPEAGSTSSAGASDYTGCIVSDSGGFDDQSFNQSSYEGLKKTEKDLGIKVNQIESKTNNDFEPNLRAMVTAGCNLTITVGFLLGDATKAQATANPDKHFAIIDFGYDKPISNVKPIIYDTAQAAFLAGYLAAGTTKTGTVATFGGIKIPTVTIFMDGYADGVKYYNQQKGKNVKLLGWNKDAQDGSFTGDFEKQDVGKQLTKNFLDQGADIVMPVAGPVGKGAGAALNEAKAAGKDVKLIWVDSDGYLTAPDYKGIMLSSVMKQMGEAVETVVTEDKDGKFNNTPYVGTLANDGVQLAPFHDLDSQVPADVKSDLEKIKKDIVDGKLKVESAASPKA, from the coding sequence ATGGCCGGAGTGGCCACCCTCGGTGCGTCCGCGCTTGTGCTCACCGCCTGCGGTGCAGCCCCCGAAGCCGGAAGCACCTCATCCGCAGGTGCCAGCGACTACACGGGCTGCATCGTGTCGGACTCCGGTGGATTCGACGACCAGTCCTTCAACCAGTCCTCCTACGAGGGCCTGAAGAAGACCGAGAAGGACCTTGGCATCAAGGTCAACCAGATCGAGTCGAAGACCAATAACGACTTCGAACCCAACCTGCGGGCAATGGTCACGGCCGGCTGCAACCTGACCATCACGGTGGGCTTCCTGCTCGGCGACGCCACCAAGGCCCAGGCCACCGCCAACCCGGACAAGCACTTCGCCATCATCGACTTTGGCTACGACAAGCCCATCAGCAACGTCAAGCCGATCATCTACGACACCGCGCAGGCGGCCTTCCTCGCCGGCTACCTGGCTGCAGGAACCACCAAGACCGGCACCGTGGCCACCTTCGGCGGCATCAAGATCCCCACCGTGACCATCTTCATGGACGGCTACGCCGACGGCGTGAAGTACTACAACCAGCAGAAGGGCAAGAACGTCAAGCTGCTCGGCTGGAACAAGGATGCCCAGGACGGCAGCTTCACCGGCGACTTCGAAAAGCAGGACGTGGGCAAGCAGCTGACCAAGAACTTCCTGGACCAGGGCGCGGACATCGTCATGCCCGTGGCCGGTCCCGTGGGCAAGGGCGCCGGAGCTGCGCTTAACGAGGCCAAGGCTGCCGGCAAGGACGTCAAGCTGATCTGGGTTGACTCGGACGGCTACCTCACCGCCCCGGACTACAAGGGCATCATGCTCTCCTCTGTCATGAAGCAGATGGGCGAGGCCGTGGAGACCGTTGTCACCGAGGACAAGGACGGCAAGTTCAACAACACCCCGTACGTTGGCACCCTTGCCAACGACGGCGTGCAGCTGGCACCCTTCCACGACCTCGACTCCCAGGTCCCCGCCGACGTGAAGTCCGACCTCGAGAAGATCAAGAAGGACATCGTCGACGGCAAGCTGAAGGTCGAGTCCGCAGCCAGCCCCAAGGCCTGA
- a CDS encoding ABC transporter ATP-binding protein, which yields MKLELRGITKRFGTLLANDHIDVVVEPGQIHCLLGENGAGKSTLMNVLYGLYEPSEGEILIDDKPVTFRGPGDAMAAGIGMVHQHFMLVPVFTVAENVALGAEPTKAAGFLNLDQTRQRIKEISDQYGFDVDPDALVEDLPVGVQQRVEIIKALVRNAKVLILDEPTAVLTPQETDELLDIMRQLKSRGTSIVFISHKLREVKEVSDTITVIRRGKVVGTADPAASTTELASMMVGRAVSLTLDKAPAQPKDTTFEVRDLTVIAPNGQHVVDHLSFHIKRGEILAVAGVQGNGQTELTEAILGLQERVTGSIVLDGKELVGRSVKEVLQAGVGFVPEDRKVDGLVGTFSVAENLILDLYDKPPFAKGISMSPAKIMENAKARIGEFDVRTPSAAAAAGTLSGGNQQKLVMARELSRPLRLFIASQPTRGVDVGSIEFLHRRIVAERDQGTPVMIISTELDEVMELADRIAVLYKGKLVGTVPAGTSRDVLGLMMAGIPPEEHAHTPQAGTPAATSNAEGADHA from the coding sequence TTGAAACTTGAACTCAGAGGGATCACCAAACGTTTTGGCACGCTCCTGGCCAACGACCACATAGACGTGGTGGTTGAGCCGGGACAGATCCACTGCCTCCTTGGTGAAAACGGGGCGGGGAAATCCACCCTGATGAATGTGCTCTACGGGCTGTATGAGCCTTCCGAAGGCGAAATCCTCATCGATGACAAGCCCGTCACGTTCCGGGGCCCGGGCGATGCAATGGCGGCCGGGATCGGCATGGTGCACCAGCACTTCATGCTGGTGCCGGTCTTCACCGTGGCAGAGAATGTTGCGCTGGGCGCCGAACCCACCAAGGCGGCCGGGTTCCTCAACCTGGACCAGACCCGGCAGCGCATCAAGGAAATCTCGGACCAATACGGCTTCGATGTGGACCCGGACGCCCTGGTGGAGGACCTGCCGGTGGGCGTGCAGCAACGGGTGGAGATCATCAAGGCACTGGTCCGCAACGCCAAGGTGCTGATCCTGGATGAGCCCACCGCCGTGCTGACTCCGCAGGAGACCGACGAGCTCCTGGATATCATGCGCCAGCTGAAGTCGCGCGGAACCTCCATCGTCTTCATTTCGCACAAGCTCCGCGAGGTCAAGGAAGTCTCGGACACCATCACCGTGATCCGGCGGGGCAAGGTAGTGGGCACGGCCGATCCCGCCGCCTCCACCACCGAACTTGCCTCGATGATGGTGGGCCGTGCCGTAAGCCTGACCCTGGACAAGGCTCCGGCCCAGCCCAAGGACACCACCTTCGAAGTCCGCGACCTCACCGTCATCGCGCCCAACGGCCAGCACGTCGTGGACCATCTCAGCTTCCACATCAAGCGCGGCGAGATCCTGGCCGTTGCCGGCGTCCAGGGCAACGGGCAAACCGAACTCACCGAAGCGATCCTGGGCCTGCAGGAGCGGGTCACCGGTTCCATTGTCCTGGACGGCAAGGAGCTCGTGGGCCGGTCCGTCAAGGAAGTCCTGCAGGCCGGCGTCGGGTTCGTTCCCGAAGACCGCAAGGTGGACGGGCTGGTGGGCACCTTCTCCGTGGCGGAGAACCTGATCCTTGATCTTTATGACAAGCCGCCCTTCGCCAAGGGGATCAGCATGAGCCCTGCGAAAATCATGGAGAATGCCAAGGCGCGCATCGGCGAATTCGATGTCCGCACACCCTCCGCCGCAGCCGCCGCCGGGACCCTGTCCGGCGGCAACCAGCAAAAACTTGTGATGGCCCGCGAACTTTCCCGTCCACTGCGCCTGTTCATCGCCTCCCAGCCCACCCGCGGCGTGGACGTGGGTTCCATCGAGTTCCTGCACCGGCGGATTGTCGCGGAGCGTGACCAAGGGACCCCGGTGATGATCATTTCCACCGAACTGGACGAAGTCATGGAACTGGCGGACCGCATTGCGGTGCTCTACAAAGGCAAGCTGGTGGGCACTGTCCCCGCCGGAACCAGCCGGGACGTCCTTGGCCTCATGATGGCTGGCATCCCGCCGGAAGAACACGCACACACCCCGCAGGCCGGCACCCCGGCCGCCACCTCCAACGCCGAGGGAGCCGACCATGCCTGA
- a CDS encoding ABC transporter permease, whose translation MPDQPSPKHADESRHVDNEQPGAGSAAGQDAAEESAAVVAVDTAGGAMQPSAVPATAQSGLLPGGSDTVLRRIFTGSGMVSVLAVLLALIIGGMLIASTDKQVATTAGYFFARPTDMLTAVWNAATRSYIALFQGSVFNPRGNGLAAQFAPFMETLTIATPLITAGLGVALAFRAGLFNIGAQGQIIVAGILAAWVGFALHLPFGLHLLLVLVAGIIGGALWGGLAGLLKARTGAHEVILTIMFNYIALYFLRYLLNTPAFQRPGESNPISPILDPSAVYPQILGSQYRLHLGFILAIAATVLVWWLLNRSTVGFEFRAVGANPKAAQTAGINVSRSTILVMAIAGGLAGMSGVAQVAGTEKVLTDGVAATYGFDAITVALLGRSTPWGTFAAGLLFGAFRAGAVQMQIQTGTPIDIVLVVQSLIVLFIAAPPLVRAVFGLNPRRRKPARAAKSGQAATTGGAA comes from the coding sequence ATGCCTGACCAGCCTTCCCCCAAACACGCAGACGAAAGCCGGCACGTCGACAACGAACAGCCCGGCGCCGGGTCTGCCGCCGGCCAGGATGCTGCGGAGGAATCGGCCGCAGTAGTGGCCGTCGACACCGCCGGCGGGGCGATGCAGCCCTCGGCTGTTCCAGCCACGGCCCAAAGCGGACTGCTTCCCGGCGGCTCCGACACCGTCCTGCGCAGGATCTTCACCGGAAGCGGCATGGTGTCCGTGCTGGCAGTGCTGCTGGCGCTGATCATTGGCGGCATGCTCATCGCGAGCACCGACAAGCAGGTGGCCACCACCGCCGGCTACTTCTTCGCCCGGCCCACCGACATGCTGACGGCCGTATGGAATGCTGCCACGCGCTCCTACATAGCGCTGTTCCAAGGCTCGGTGTTCAACCCCCGCGGCAATGGGCTGGCCGCACAGTTCGCACCCTTCATGGAGACCCTCACCATCGCCACGCCGCTCATCACGGCCGGCCTGGGCGTGGCGCTGGCGTTCCGGGCCGGGCTCTTCAACATCGGCGCCCAGGGGCAGATCATCGTGGCCGGCATCCTGGCGGCCTGGGTGGGCTTCGCCCTGCACCTGCCGTTCGGCCTGCACCTGCTGCTGGTGCTGGTGGCCGGCATCATTGGCGGCGCCCTCTGGGGCGGCCTCGCCGGCCTGCTGAAGGCCCGCACCGGAGCCCACGAAGTCATCCTGACCATTATGTTCAACTACATCGCGCTGTACTTCCTGCGCTACCTGCTGAATACCCCGGCGTTCCAGCGGCCGGGGGAGTCGAACCCCATTTCGCCCATCCTGGATCCCAGCGCTGTCTACCCCCAGATCCTGGGCAGCCAGTACCGGCTGCACCTGGGCTTCATTCTGGCCATCGCGGCCACAGTCCTGGTGTGGTGGCTCCTCAACCGGTCCACGGTGGGCTTCGAGTTCCGTGCCGTGGGCGCCAACCCCAAGGCAGCCCAGACCGCCGGCATCAACGTCTCCCGCTCCACCATCCTGGTCATGGCCATCGCCGGCGGGCTCGCAGGCATGTCAGGCGTGGCCCAGGTCGCGGGCACGGAGAAGGTGCTCACGGACGGAGTCGCCGCCACGTACGGCTTTGACGCCATCACGGTCGCCTTGCTGGGACGTTCGACGCCGTGGGGCACCTTCGCTGCCGGCCTGCTGTTCGGCGCCTTCCGCGCCGGGGCGGTCCAGATGCAGATCCAGACCGGCACCCCCATCGACATCGTCCTGGTGGTCCAGTCCCTGATTGTCCTTTTCATTGCCGCGCCGCCGCTGGTGCGGGCCGTCTTTGGACTGAACCCGCGGCGCAGGAAGCCCGCGCGCGCAGCCAAGTCCGGGCAGGCAGCCACTACCGGAGGTGCCGCATGA
- a CDS encoding ABC transporter permease — MSTTVSSSRPGKPQPGGPKADAPSAAPAGKPVSWKTPVLLAVFALVSLVFFGFLAPSQTASFGISTGGDFFQLPALEINAFAGGIVLSVVLMALAGYAVYLKTKNQPAPGWLAVTFIVIFVAAFLIWVVGGARTPAISLAGLIAGSVTLAVPLVFGSLSGVLCERVGVVNIAIEGQLLGGAFTAAIVASMTKNAFIGLLAAAIAGAVVSMVLALFSIKYLVNQIIVGVVLNVLVSGVTGFLFSTVMQANKAQFNSPPGLDVIDIPILSSIPIIGPILFRQSLVGYLMYVAVAVVWVGLFKTRWGLRVRAVGEHPQAADTLGINVNATRFWNVTLGGAVAGIGGSFFTLVAIDSFTKEISGGRGFIALAALIFGRWNPVGAFFAALLFGFADNLQSIVTIIGTPVPSQFMAMLPYLVTVLAVAGLVGKSRGPAASGIPYVKG, encoded by the coding sequence ATGAGCACAACAGTTTCATCGTCCAGGCCGGGCAAACCCCAGCCCGGAGGGCCCAAGGCGGACGCCCCTTCCGCAGCGCCGGCCGGCAAACCCGTCAGCTGGAAGACTCCCGTCCTGCTCGCTGTCTTCGCCCTGGTCTCCCTGGTGTTCTTCGGATTCCTGGCGCCCAGCCAGACGGCCAGCTTTGGCATCTCCACCGGCGGCGACTTCTTCCAGCTGCCTGCATTGGAGATCAATGCGTTTGCCGGCGGCATCGTACTGTCGGTAGTGCTCATGGCGCTGGCAGGATACGCCGTCTACCTGAAGACCAAGAACCAGCCGGCTCCGGGCTGGTTGGCGGTCACCTTCATCGTGATCTTCGTGGCGGCCTTCCTTATTTGGGTGGTGGGCGGGGCCCGCACCCCCGCCATCTCGCTGGCGGGGCTCATCGCCGGGTCCGTCACGCTTGCGGTTCCGCTCGTGTTCGGTTCATTGTCCGGTGTCCTGTGCGAGCGGGTGGGCGTGGTCAACATCGCCATTGAAGGACAGCTCCTGGGCGGCGCATTCACCGCAGCCATCGTTGCCAGCATGACAAAGAACGCCTTCATCGGGCTGCTGGCCGCGGCCATTGCCGGGGCGGTCGTGTCCATGGTCCTGGCGCTGTTCAGCATCAAGTACCTGGTGAACCAGATCATCGTTGGCGTCGTCCTGAACGTCCTGGTCTCCGGGGTGACGGGCTTCCTCTTCAGCACCGTGATGCAGGCCAACAAAGCCCAGTTCAACTCACCGCCGGGGCTGGACGTCATCGACATCCCCATCCTCTCCAGCATCCCCATCATCGGCCCCATCCTGTTCCGGCAGTCGCTGGTGGGCTACCTCATGTATGTGGCCGTCGCGGTGGTTTGGGTAGGCCTGTTCAAGACCAGGTGGGGCCTGCGCGTCCGGGCAGTGGGGGAGCACCCCCAAGCCGCAGACACCCTTGGCATCAACGTCAACGCCACGCGGTTCTGGAACGTGACCCTGGGCGGTGCCGTCGCCGGAATTGGCGGCTCCTTCTTCACCCTGGTAGCGATCGACAGCTTCACCAAGGAGATTTCCGGCGGCCGCGGCTTCATCGCGCTGGCCGCCCTCATCTTTGGCCGCTGGAACCCGGTGGGCGCCTTCTTCGCGGCACTCCTGTTCGGTTTCGCCGACAACCTGCAGAGCATCGTGACCATCATCGGCACCCCGGTGCCCAGCCAGTTCATGGCCATGCTGCCCTACCTGGTGACCGTCCTCGCCGTCGCCGGCCTGGTAGGCAAATCCAGGGGCCCGGCCGCCAGCGGCATCCCCTACGTCAAGGGATGA
- a CDS encoding cytidine deaminase has translation MAGTQPVDWAALEAAAVAAMKNAYAPYSKFPVGAAALTGDGRIVSGCNVENASYGLTLCAECALVGNLHMTGGGLLRAFYCVDGAGNILMPCGRCRQLLYEFRAPDMQLMTAQGIKTMDQVLPDAFGPEHLEETR, from the coding sequence ATGGCCGGCACGCAGCCGGTGGACTGGGCCGCCCTGGAGGCGGCCGCAGTCGCCGCCATGAAGAACGCCTACGCCCCGTACTCGAAGTTCCCGGTGGGAGCCGCGGCCCTGACCGGGGATGGCCGGATTGTCAGCGGCTGCAACGTGGAGAACGCCAGCTACGGGCTGACGCTCTGCGCGGAATGCGCCCTGGTGGGAAACCTGCACATGACCGGCGGCGGCCTGCTCCGAGCGTTCTACTGCGTTGACGGGGCGGGGAACATCCTCATGCCCTGCGGCCGGTGCCGGCAGCTGTTGTACGAATTCCGCGCCCCGGATATGCAGCTCATGACTGCCCAGGGCATCAAAACCATGGACCAGGTGCTGCCCGACGCCTTTGGTCCCGAACACCTGGAGGAGACCCGGTGA
- a CDS encoding thymidine phosphorylase, producing the protein MTESRTEAFDAVDIIRTKRDKGTLSPEQIDWTIDAYTRGAIADEQMAALNMAILLNGMDRAEIARWTAAMIASGERMDFSSLRRPDGGLKYTTDKHSTGGVGDKITLPLAPLVAVFGVAVPQLSGRGLGHTGGTLDKLESIPGWRANLSNDEILAQLQDVGAVICAAGAGLAPADKKLYALRDVTGTVEAIPLIASSIMSKKIAEGTGSLVLDVKVGSGAFMKDEAKARELAGTMVALGKDAGVNTVALLTNMNTPLGLTAGNAIEVEESVEVLAGGGPDDVVELTVRLAEEMLACAGVHDADPAAALKDGRAMDVWNRMIAAQGGDPRAALPVARESDVVYAPADGVLVELDALAVGVAAWRLGAGRARKEDAVQAGAGVRMHAKPGATVRAGEPLMTLLTDTPERFARAREALEHAVVIAPEGSRPAQQLIIDRIA; encoded by the coding sequence GTGACCGAGAGCAGGACTGAGGCGTTCGACGCCGTTGACATCATCCGCACCAAGCGGGACAAGGGAACGCTGAGCCCCGAACAGATCGACTGGACCATCGATGCCTACACCCGCGGAGCGATCGCGGATGAACAGATGGCAGCCCTCAACATGGCCATTCTGCTCAACGGCATGGACCGTGCCGAAATTGCCCGGTGGACCGCCGCAATGATTGCCTCCGGCGAACGGATGGATTTCTCCAGCCTCCGGCGCCCCGATGGCGGCCTGAAGTACACCACGGACAAGCATTCAACGGGCGGTGTGGGGGACAAGATCACCCTGCCGCTGGCCCCGCTCGTCGCAGTGTTCGGCGTGGCCGTTCCGCAGCTGTCAGGCCGTGGTCTGGGGCACACCGGCGGAACCCTGGACAAGCTGGAATCCATTCCCGGGTGGCGGGCCAACCTCTCCAATGACGAGATCCTGGCCCAGCTCCAGGACGTGGGGGCTGTGATCTGCGCCGCCGGAGCGGGCCTGGCGCCGGCGGACAAGAAGCTCTACGCCCTGCGCGACGTGACCGGCACCGTGGAGGCCATCCCGCTGATCGCGTCGTCCATCATGAGCAAGAAGATCGCCGAGGGCACCGGCTCGCTGGTCCTGGACGTTAAGGTGGGCAGCGGCGCGTTCATGAAAGACGAGGCCAAAGCCCGCGAACTCGCCGGGACCATGGTGGCGCTGGGCAAGGATGCGGGGGTCAACACGGTGGCGCTGCTGACCAACATGAACACCCCGCTGGGGCTCACCGCCGGCAACGCCATCGAGGTGGAGGAATCAGTGGAGGTGCTGGCGGGCGGCGGTCCCGATGACGTTGTGGAACTGACCGTCCGGCTCGCCGAGGAAATGCTCGCCTGCGCAGGAGTGCATGACGCCGACCCCGCTGCTGCCCTCAAGGACGGCCGGGCCATGGACGTCTGGAACCGGATGATCGCCGCCCAGGGAGGCGACCCCCGGGCCGCGCTGCCGGTGGCCAGGGAATCCGACGTCGTTTACGCTCCGGCGGACGGTGTGCTGGTGGAACTGGATGCACTCGCCGTAGGGGTGGCCGCCTGGCGGTTGGGCGCCGGACGTGCCCGCAAGGAGGATGCGGTCCAGGCGGGGGCGGGAGTGCGCATGCACGCAAAGCCCGGCGCCACAGTGCGCGCCGGGGAACCCCTGATGACCCTGCTCACGGACACCCCTGAGCGGTTCGCGCGGGCCAGGGAAGCCCTTGAACATGCCGTGGTCATCGCTCCGGAAGGTTCGCGGCCTGCCCAGCAGCTCATCATCGACCGCATAGCATAG
- a CDS encoding VTT domain-containing protein gives MQAINDFILAAAGQPWVLVLVLACCIIDGFFPPVPSESVVVGLAAVAATADVPNPLLLALVAAAGAFSGDNIAYLLGRRVGTGRWAWMRGPRMQSAFRWAGRELRKRPASLILVARFVPIGRVAVNLTAGVTHYPHLRFVGLTILSASLWAGYSVAIGLFFGQWFEDNHLLGAAIAIVCAVALGIVVDLVINKFRGKPNVVERIREPGA, from the coding sequence ATGCAGGCCATCAATGACTTCATCCTCGCCGCAGCCGGGCAGCCCTGGGTGCTGGTACTGGTGCTGGCCTGCTGCATCATTGACGGCTTCTTCCCGCCTGTCCCCAGCGAATCCGTGGTGGTGGGCCTTGCAGCCGTCGCCGCCACCGCCGATGTGCCCAACCCGCTGCTCCTGGCCCTGGTGGCGGCCGCCGGTGCCTTCTCCGGTGACAACATCGCCTACCTCCTGGGCCGGCGAGTGGGCACCGGGCGCTGGGCCTGGATGCGCGGCCCGCGGATGCAAAGCGCGTTCCGCTGGGCGGGCCGCGAACTGCGGAAGCGTCCCGCCTCGCTGATCCTGGTGGCCCGCTTTGTCCCTATCGGGCGGGTGGCGGTCAACCTGACCGCCGGCGTCACCCACTACCCGCATCTTCGGTTCGTGGGCCTGACCATCCTGTCGGCCAGCCTCTGGGCCGGCTACTCGGTGGCGATCGGGCTTTTCTTCGGCCAGTGGTTCGAGGACAACCACCTCCTGGGCGCGGCAATCGCCATCGTGTGCGCCGTGGCCCTGGGCATTGTGGTGGACCTGGTAATCAACAAATTCCGGGGCAAACCCAACGTCGTGGAGCGGATCCGGGAACCCGGTGCCTGA
- a CDS encoding DedA family protein, giving the protein MEFINEAVLHAAGQWWIYPVLLVFFFVDGFAMVVPSETLIVALAAFSRHSGEPNLWILGLTALVGAICGDNMAYMLGRKIGLDRWGWMRRPKVRKVFAWARYELEKRGAVLIFTARYIPWGRVAVNYVAGSTGFSHRRFFVFDAFACVTWVGYSLGIGVLASSFPWLHHNPLLSAGIAVVFAIVLGIVIDHLLRWWHKRLGRNDAPDADGWSDETSGSGHEGRPGTQALVMPSAEASPAAK; this is encoded by the coding sequence GTGGAGTTTATTAATGAGGCCGTGCTCCATGCAGCGGGCCAATGGTGGATTTACCCCGTCCTGTTGGTGTTCTTCTTCGTGGACGGCTTCGCCATGGTGGTCCCCAGTGAGACGCTGATCGTTGCGCTGGCGGCTTTTTCCCGTCACAGCGGCGAGCCCAATCTTTGGATCCTGGGCTTGACGGCCCTGGTCGGCGCCATCTGCGGCGACAACATGGCCTATATGCTCGGCCGGAAGATTGGCCTGGACCGGTGGGGGTGGATGCGCCGGCCCAAAGTCCGGAAGGTCTTCGCCTGGGCGCGGTATGAGCTTGAAAAGCGGGGTGCCGTACTGATCTTCACCGCCCGCTACATCCCCTGGGGCCGGGTGGCGGTCAACTACGTCGCCGGCAGCACCGGCTTCTCGCACCGCAGGTTCTTCGTCTTCGACGCCTTCGCCTGCGTCACCTGGGTGGGCTACTCCCTTGGCATCGGCGTGCTGGCCAGCTCGTTCCCCTGGCTGCACCACAACCCACTGCTGAGCGCGGGTATCGCCGTCGTGTTCGCGATTGTCCTGGGCATCGTCATTGACCACCTGCTGCGCTGGTGGCACAAACGGCTGGGCCGGAACGACGCACCTGACGCGGACGGGTGGAGCGATGAAACCTCCGGCTCCGGCCACGAGGGACGACCCGGCACCCAGGCCCTTGTAATGCCGTCGGCAGAGGCCAGTCCCGCGGCCAAGTAG